The following DNA comes from Micromonospora chokoriensis.
AAACAGGGTCTCGGGGTGTGGGCCGGACCGGTGGCGCTCAGCCCAACGGCGCGTACCACTGGGCGCCGGTGACCCTGATCCGCTTGGACTGCTTGCGGTTCCACTCCACCCGCATGCCGTGCTTGCGCAGCACCGGGAACGCGACCTCGTCCAACAGGCGCTCCAGGTCGGCCTGGTAACCGGCCTGCTGCTCCGCCTCCGACAGACGGCCGTAGGCGGCCTCGTCGAAGTCGGCCGGAGGATAGACGCCGTAGCCGAGGTAGACCGCGCCCTCCTCGCTGACGAGCAGAGACTCGGTGTCCTGCTGGTGGAACCAGAGGAAACCGCGCCAGTGCCGGGAGTCGTCGCGCTCGTCGTCGATCTCGGCGCTGGCGCAGGTGCCACAGCAGCTGAAGTTCGCCCGGGCCAGCACCCCCGCCTCGTTGAGCTCGGCGAAGGCCCGGGTGATGTTGGCGGTCACCTCACCCCACTGCCGCTGCTGCGCCCGCCGAGCGGCCACCGCCCTGCCGTGCGCCGCCCTCAGCTCGTCGTCGGTGGCGCCGCAGCGCTCCTCCTCGTCGTCGAAGAAGTCGACGAATTCGTCCGGGTCATCCTCACCGCGCACGATCGAGGCCCACAGCTCGTCCTCGATGGCGCTCCGCCCCGGCTCGGGGATGCGATCGGTCAGGAACCGGGCGCCCTCGGGGCGATCGTTGTACGTCCAGTCGGTCACGAACGAATCTTCACACAGGCGTACGACGGCTTGGACGCCCCGGAAGGCCGGCGTCCTAGTTGCCGGCGGGCACCTGGTCCTTGACGTCGTCGTAGCCGGCCGGGGCGGGCGCGGCAGCCGGCGCGTAGATCACGCGGAGCACACCCGTCGGGAACGACTCCGTCGCCAGCACGCGCAGGTGGTAGGCCGAATCGCCCTCGTCGAACAGCTTGCGGCCCTTGCGTGCCGCGACCGGGTGCACCAGCAGCCGCAGCTCGTCGACCAACCCCGCGACGAGCAGCTGCTGCACCACGGAGATCGACCCGGGGACAAGGATGCCGCGTACGTCGGCGTCGGCCTTCAACGCGGCGACGGCGTCGACGAGACCCCCCTGGATCACCTCCGAGTTACGCCAGGAGAACTCCAGCGGTTGGCGCGAGACGACGACCTTGCGCATGTCCCCGAGCTGCTTGGCGAACGGCGCGTCCTCGCCACCCGCGGCCTCCCGATCGGGCCAGGCGCCGGCGAAGCTGTCGTACGTCTCGCGGCCGATCAGCAGCACGTCGGCGGTCTCGTAGTCCTCGGTGACGGCGCGGCCCATGTTCTCGTCGAAGTACGGGAAGTGCCAGTCAGGATCGATTTCGGCCACGCCGTCGGCCGAGATGAACAGCGTGGAGATGACCTTTGCCATCGCGGGGTCCCTTCGAGTCGGGTGACGTCGGTTGCTCGACCGGCGCATCGTCCCAAACTCGTCAGCCACCGGCTGCCCCGATGACGCGTGTCGCACCAGGTCTTTGTCAGCCGGACGTCACGGGGGCGAGCCAGTGCCACGTTTCGAGCAGCTTGCGCTGCCCCAGCCCGTTCGTCCGCTCGACGACGTCGTCGTCGCTCCGGACGTACCCGGCGGACGCGGCGACCCGCTGCGAGGGCAGGTTGCCCTGCACGATGCTCAGCCGCAGTCGGGGGAAGCCGAGCTCTTCGTGGCAGAACCTCGTGATCGACCGCAGGGAACGCGACGCCAAACCTCGGCCGCGGTGCGCCGGGCCGATGGCGTACCCCAGCACTCCGCTCGCCACGTGAAGGGCGACGAGGCCGAGCGGCTCCCCGCCGTCGCGCGTCACGGCCAGGTCGACGATGCCCTGGTCACGGCGTTGCCGGATTCTGGCCAGGAACGCGTCCGCGTCGAACGGAGAAGGAATGTCGGTGTTCGCGGCGATATCCGGCGCGTCGAAGAGGCCCGGCAGGTGGGGCAGATCGGCGTCGAGCCAGTCGCGCAGCACGACCCCCTCCCCTTCCAGCACGAGAGGGGAGGCGGTGGGATCGACCGCTGACGACACAGTTGAATCACAGCTCACACACCATCGTTGCACGGCTGTCGGCGCGGGCCTGAGCTGTGCAAACGACCGGACCCTGGACGTGTGGCGCGGACCATGCGCGGTCGGACGGTCGCCCGCCCTCGACGCGGAATGGGCGGGCTCGGCGTGACGCCGAGCCCGCCCGTTCCCTGTCGGTCGAGGGTGATCGAACCGTGTCAGCGTTGCAGGGTCAGCAGACCCGGTCGGTACGGCAGGAGGCCGTAGTCGCCGCCGGAGTTGGGCGAACGGCCCTGGTAGAGCAGTTGCAGGTTGCAGGCGTTGACGGTCATCGTCTGGTCGGCGCTGGTCCGCAGCAGCTCACCGTGGCTGATGTCGTTGGTCCAGGTGGCACCGCTGTTGGCCTTGCCCGCGAACGGGTTGCTCTC
Coding sequences within:
- a CDS encoding DUF6891 domain-containing protein, with translation MTDWTYNDRPEGARFLTDRIPEPGRSAIEDELWASIVRGEDDPDEFVDFFDDEEERCGATDDELRAAHGRAVAARRAQQRQWGEVTANITRAFAELNEAGVLARANFSCCGTCASAEIDDERDDSRHWRGFLWFHQQDTESLLVSEEGAVYLGYGVYPPADFDEAAYGRLSEAEQQAGYQADLERLLDEVAFPVLRKHGMRVEWNRKQSKRIRVTGAQWYAPLG
- a CDS encoding dihydrofolate reductase family protein gives rise to the protein MAKVISTLFISADGVAEIDPDWHFPYFDENMGRAVTEDYETADVLLIGRETYDSFAGAWPDREAAGGEDAPFAKQLGDMRKVVVSRQPLEFSWRNSEVIQGGLVDAVAALKADADVRGILVPGSISVVQQLLVAGLVDELRLLVHPVAARKGRKLFDEGDSAYHLRVLATESFPTGVLRVIYAPAAAPAPAGYDDVKDQVPAGN
- a CDS encoding GNAT family N-acetyltransferase, whose product is MLRDWLDADLPHLPGLFDAPDIAANTDIPSPFDADAFLARIRQRRDQGIVDLAVTRDGGEPLGLVALHVASGVLGYAIGPAHRGRGLASRSLRSITRFCHEELGFPRLRLSIVQGNLPSQRVAASAGYVRSDDDVVERTNGLGQRKLLETWHWLAPVTSG